TTGTTAGTTTAAGCTCTTTTGCAACATTTTGGacctttttaaatatatatttttttagtcgTATTTTTCTGGTTTTGTAATTTTGCTTGTAAAGATTAATAATGCTGTCTGTGAGCAGTATTCCCTCGTGGGCTCATCTTCTCTGCATCATTTGACTGAGTTTTTCCTTTTAGGTATTTGACGTTCTCTTTTGGGGCTCTGAGATTTAGGTGGGTATTTTCTGAGTACATGAAAAAAGGTTCCCTTCTATGGAAATGAGATCTGCTTTTGCACatctcataaaaaataataatgataaaaatagtaataataataatagtaataatattaataattcatgGTAGTTATATGATCCCTTGTTAAAGGAACCATCCATGGAGGTCATGATTCCTTGCACAGACCTTGTCTTATATGCAGCAGATGAAATGTCTTAAAAATGCTAAACCTTCTCATGTTTTGTCTGGGGATTCTGGTTATGTCACTGTTCAAGCATGTACAGGTAAGAAGATATGATtatgggtatttatagaaatgaatatatttatataatttaatgataataaaaaaaaagactgtCTCAGCTTTTGTTCCTTCTGACCGCATCATCATCTTATTCATCTTTTtcgtcttctttttctttcgtttCGGTGGTTGAAGCAGGACTGGTTTTGATTTGATAGAATTCAGACTCTATAAAGAATGGAGGGTGACACATTTTCAGGACTTGGTAATGGCACCCAGATCGATGGGAAGATCTTTCAGACATTTCAGAAGAGTTTTGTTCAAGTCCAGAACATCTTGGATCAGAACAGGCTTCTCATCAATGAAATAAACCAGAATCACGAGTCTAAAATCCCTGACAACCTCAGCAGGAATGTGGGTCTAATCAGGGAGCTCAACAACAATATCAGGAGAGTGGTTGACCTCTATGCAGACCTttctacttccttcaccaaatCCGTGGAAGCTTCCTCTGAGGGAGATTCTACGGGGGCTTTGAGATCAGATGGCAAAGCTGGGCATAAGCGAAATAGGCCTGCATAGAgactctcctctcctctcctctcctttcCTCGAAATTCTTTTGCATGGTGGAAAACAAAAGATTTCCACAATTTATGCTGTGGTGTTAGAGCATGAATATGATAATTAGGGTCTGTAACTCGATCTCTATTGTATCAGTGAATGATTCTCTAGTTCTTCGCTTAACATttggtataaaaaataataattttttgggAGTTCTCGATCTGCCTCATTGTAACTCAGTGTAGCTCTGGATCTAATTGCAAAGTATCTATACTTTGGTATACTGCTGCTGCTGTTCTTAGTAACGAGTAATAAaactattctttttctttttcattcttctctcAATTTCTTCTCCTCCCAACCAACCCATTTTTCTAGCTTATGGATTTAACAACAGTGTTTTATCTGTTGTTTGTATATACAATCTTATTCTTGCAAACATTTGTACAATTTCTTGAGTTCCTTTAAAAAGATACTAAAGAGGTTCTAACTCATTACCTTTTTGTGTTTGTCAAAAAGACTGAAATCTACAATGAATCTTTACAAATTTCCTCAATATCGTCTGTATTTTTTCTCCTGAAATATTGTCAACTGTTTTTGATAAAGACTCATCCATGATACCCTTTTATCACTTTTTTTCTAGAGCTTAGCCAATGGAAATTGAAGGGAAGAATTTCGGATACCGTGTTTCTAGTTAgcaagtcatttttttttttttcctgtttttgcTCCTTCCCTCTCTCCTTGCAAAGGAACAactgtttatgattttttttgttcaaatgttttGGGAGAAGTGAGCACGCATACATTTGCTGTGAAGATGCtctgaaagaattgaaaaaaaagcaGCTTTAGATGATCTTTTTAGTTCCCAATCACACCCACCACAAGAACAGAATCTCAGATGAGAGATGATAAGGTTTTGaccaatattttatttctattgtaGCCAATGACAATCCCTCATATGGTACTGCTAAGGAAATAAAAGTATTCTGTAGATAGTTTTAAAGCTACACACTTACTACAGTTCCTTGAGACAGAGATAAATGTATAAACAGTAACACCCAACAGCATGACAAGGGACCCCAAAAAACCTCCTTTTTGGGAGATGGAACTGAGCTTCTCCATGCTTATCCCTTTACATAGGtgcttttctctctttttatttttcctttgcaaTTTTTCTCCTGcctttttattctatttatgcAATAAATATCCTTTATGACTACCCTTCAAGTTGATGATTCCCTCAGCATCTCTCTTTTTCCCTGATTGAGTACATGTCTTTTCTGGTGGACCCCAGGGTCCAGCAACCCTAATTTTCCTGATCTATGGAGAAAGACCCCACACGAGTGATTGCCGCAAATGGTCACCTTtctgggtctagattttgaatCACAATGGTGGGGGTATTacttgatctttttttttttttgaaaggtggTATTACTTGATCTACACATTGCTCCAGAGTGcttattatttatctgttgtgATCTTAAGGCCCTCCAGAAATAAAATGGCTCCACTGCTTTCGGAAGTTGTTGTAAAATTAAGGACATTGTTACCAATGATGGTGACTATAGACTGATTGAAGCATCCGTGTAtggtaattttataaaaaaatgtatttatcgtctattttttaattattttcttatca
This is a stretch of genomic DNA from Carya illinoinensis cultivar Pawnee chromosome 3, C.illinoinensisPawnee_v1, whole genome shotgun sequence. It encodes these proteins:
- the LOC122304305 gene encoding protein ELF4-LIKE 3-like; translated protein: MEGDTFSGLGNGTQIDGKIFQTFQKSFVQVQNILDQNRLLINEINQNHESKIPDNLSRNVGLIRELNNNIRRVVDLYADLSTSFTKSVEASSEGDSTGALRSDGKAGHKRNRPA